From a single Callithrix jacchus isolate 240 chromosome 5, calJac240_pri, whole genome shotgun sequence genomic region:
- the CST4 gene encoding cystatin-S, translating to MARPLCIPLLLLATLPVALAEEDRIPPSPKEEDTILLSSQEENQNFAGGIHDADLSDEWVQRALHFAISKYNKATKDAYYRRLLRVLRAREQTVAGTNYFFDVEIGRTTCTKSQPNLDTCPFREQPELQKKQFCSFQIYEVPWEDRMSLVKSRCQKA from the exons ATGGCCCGGCCGCTGTGTATCCCGCTGCTCCTGCTGGCCACCCTTCCTGTGGCCCTGGCAGAGGAGGACAGGATACCTCCGAGTCCAAAGGAGGAGGATACGATACTTTTGAGCTCCCAGGAGGAGAATCAGAACTTTGCAGGTGGCATCCATGATGCAGACCTCAGTGATGAGTGGGTACAGCGTGCCCTTCACTTCGCCATCAGCAAGTACAATAAGGCCACCAAAGATGCGTACTACAGACGCCTGCTGCGGGTGCTGCGAGCCAGAGAGCAG ACCGTGGCCGGGACCAACTACTTTTTCGACGTAGAGATTGGCCGAACCACATGTACCAAGTCCCAGCCCAATTTGGACACCTGTCCCTTCCGTGAACAGCCAGAACTGCAGAAG AAACAGTTCTGCTCTTTCCAAATCTACGAAGTTCCCTGGGAGGACAGAATGTCCCTGGTGAAATCCAGGTGCCAGAAAGCCTAG